From the Garra rufa chromosome 17, GarRuf1.0, whole genome shotgun sequence genome, one window contains:
- the laptm5 gene encoding mtp family protein isoform X2 codes for MSGTRSLCCHVTTATLLCAIFYLIVNGLTLVGIILTVSLDKDAISVPYHESKANRGHRVFDISTDILMLLLMSISAVLVFFSKRKGPMFVLPFVLMMFVELSLSFLHLFNRAWGLLVTPTYRDTLEIKSQRRVERLNEEDIGELTMDYSILYMLIILLKVYALQVSMKCFYALKAERMAVVNVDTGNTVTVKLPSYDEALKMKVEDTPPTYNAP; via the exons ATGTCTGGAACCCGTAGCCTCTGCTGCCATGTCACCACCGCGACCCTCTTATGTGCCATCTTTTATCTG ATTGTTAATGGGCTGACGTTGGTGGGCATCATTCTAACGGTTTCACTGGATAAAGACGCAATTTCTGTCCCCTATCATGAATCAAAGGCTAACAGGGGGCACCGTGTCT TTGACATCAGCACTGATATCCTGATGCTGCTTCTGATGTCGATCTCTGCTGTGCTGGTCTTCTTCTCTAAACGCAAG GGCCCGATGTTTGTGCTGCCTTTTGTGCTGATGATGTTTGTGGAGCTCAGTCTGAGTTTTCTGCACCTGTTTAATAGAGCCTGGGGTCTGCTGGTGACCCCCACCTATAGAGACACGCTGGAAATT AAGAGTCAGAGGAGAGTTGAAAGGTTGAATGAGGAGGATATTGGCGAACTCACCATGGACTACTCTATTCTCTATATGCTGATCATATTGCTGAAG GTGTATGCCCTTCAAGTGTCAATGAAGTGTTTCTATGCCCTGAAGGCAGAAAGGATGGCTGTCGTCAATGTTGACACTGGAAATACTGTGACA GTGAAGCTGCCTTCGTATGATGAGGCTCTCAAGATGAAAGTAGAAGACACACCCCCTACCTATAATGCACCTTAA
- the laptm5 gene encoding mtp family protein isoform X1: MSGTRSLCCHVTTATLLCAIFYLIVNGLTLVGIILTVSLDKDAISVPYHESKANRGHRVFDISTDILMLLLMSISAVLVFFSKRKGPMFVLPFVLMMFVELSLSFLHLFNRAWGLLVTPTYRDTLEIVKSQRRVERLNEEDIGELTMDYSILYMLIILLKVYALQVSMKCFYALKAERMAVVNVDTGNTVTVKLPSYDEALKMKVEDTPPTYNAP; this comes from the exons ATGTCTGGAACCCGTAGCCTCTGCTGCCATGTCACCACCGCGACCCTCTTATGTGCCATCTTTTATCTG ATTGTTAATGGGCTGACGTTGGTGGGCATCATTCTAACGGTTTCACTGGATAAAGACGCAATTTCTGTCCCCTATCATGAATCAAAGGCTAACAGGGGGCACCGTGTCT TTGACATCAGCACTGATATCCTGATGCTGCTTCTGATGTCGATCTCTGCTGTGCTGGTCTTCTTCTCTAAACGCAAG GGCCCGATGTTTGTGCTGCCTTTTGTGCTGATGATGTTTGTGGAGCTCAGTCTGAGTTTTCTGCACCTGTTTAATAGAGCCTGGGGTCTGCTGGTGACCCCCACCTATAGAGACACGCTGGAAATTGTA AAGAGTCAGAGGAGAGTTGAAAGGTTGAATGAGGAGGATATTGGCGAACTCACCATGGACTACTCTATTCTCTATATGCTGATCATATTGCTGAAG GTGTATGCCCTTCAAGTGTCAATGAAGTGTTTCTATGCCCTGAAGGCAGAAAGGATGGCTGTCGTCAATGTTGACACTGGAAATACTGTGACA GTGAAGCTGCCTTCGTATGATGAGGCTCTCAAGATGAAAGTAGAAGACACACCCCCTACCTATAATGCACCTTAA
- the matn1 gene encoding cartilage matrix protein, with protein MALLGFVMLLCILGAQATMDLRNAAAMAAGLCSTKPTDVVFIIDSSRSVRPSEFEQVKVFMAKVIDGLNIGSDATRVGVVNYASRVKNEVSLKSHKTKAALVKAVSKIEPLSTGTMTGLAIQFAMNAAFSEAEGARKSPGINKVAIIVTDGRPQDNIRDIAARAREAGIEIFAIGVGRVDMTTLRQMASEPLEDHVDYVESYSLIEKLTKKFQEAFCAVVSDLCATGDHDCEHICISTPGSFKCACREGFTLQGDGRSCKACSNAATDVVFVIDGSKSVRPENFELVKKWINQIIDKLDVSETNTHVGLVQYSSTVKQEFPLGRYNNKKALKDAVKKMDYMERGTMTGQAIGFLVDNSFSPNQGARPGVDKVGIVFTDGRSQDYIGDAARKAKDNGFKMYAVGVGNAVEDELREIASEPVADHYFYTADFKTMNQIAKKLQINVCQEEDPCECNSVVKFQKKVEEALQALTKKLEAVTKRIAALENKIV; from the exons ATGGCATTGCTGGGGTTTGTGATGCTGCTATGCATCCTGGGAGCTCAAGCCACCATGGATCTGAGAAATGCTGCTGCTATGG CTGCAGGCTTGTGTAGCACCAAACCCACTGATGTGGTGTTCATCATCGATAGCTCTCGAAGCGTCCGTCCCTCTGAGTTTGAGCAGGTCAAGGTCTTCATGGCCAAAGTAATTGACGGTTTGAACATTGGGTCTGATGCTACTCGCGTGGGCGTCGTAAACTACGCCAGTCGGGTGAAGAACGAGGTCTCTCTGAAGTCCCACAAAACCAAGGCCGCGCTGGTCAAGGCCGTGTCCAAGATTGAGCCACTGTCCACCGGTACGATGACCGGCCTCGCCATCCAGTTTGCCATGAACGCGGCCTTCAGCGAAGCAGAGGGAGCACGTAAATCCCCTGGCATCAACAAG GTGGCCATTATTGTGACTGACGGCAGACCGCAGGATAACATCCGTGACATTGCAGCAAGAGCACGGGAGGCCGGCATTGAGATATTCGCCATTGGAGTGGGTCGTGTGGACATGACCACGCTCAGACAGATGGCCAGCGAGCCTCTCGAGGATCACGTGGACTACGTGGAGAGCTACAGCCTCATTGAGAAGCTCACCAAGAAGTTCCAGGAGGCCTTCTGTG CGGTTGTGTCGGACCTATGCGCGACAGGCGATCATGACTGTGAGCACATTTGCATCAGCACACCCGGATCTTTCAAGTGTGCCTGCAGAGAGGGATTTACACTCCAGGGCGACGGCCGATCTTGCAAGG CTTGCAGTAATGCAGCCACAGACGTGGTCTTTGTGATCGACGGCTCCAAGAGTGTGAGACCAGAGAACTTCGAACTGGTCAAGAAATGGATCAATCAGATCATTGACAAACTGGATGTGTCCGAGACAAACACTCATGTGGGACTGGTGCAGTATTCCAGCACTGTGAAACAGGAGTTCCCTCTGGGACGCTACAACAACAAAAAGGCTCTGAAAGATGCAGTGAAAAAGATGGATTACATGGAGAGGGGAACCATGACTGGCCAGGCCATCGGTTTCTTGGTGGACAACAGCTTCAGTCCTAACCAGGGTGCCAGACCCGGAGTGGACAAGGTCGGTATTGTCTTCACCGATGGCAGGTCACAAGACTACATCGGAGACGCCGCCAGGAAGGCCAAGGACAATG GCTTTAAGATGTATGCTGTGGGTGTTGGCAATGCTGTTGAGGACGAGCTGAGAGAAATTGCCTCCGAACCTGTCGCTGACCATTACTTCTACACGGCTGACTTCAAAACCATGAACCAAATTGCTAAGAAGCTGCAAATCAATGTTTGTCAAG AGGAAGATCCCTGTGAATGTAATTCCGTTGTCAAGTTCCAGAAAAAAGTGGAGGAGGCACTACAGGCATTAACAAAGAAAT